The Manis javanica isolate MJ-LG chromosome 13, MJ_LKY, whole genome shotgun sequence region AAAGGAGCCCCGTCACAATGCGTCATGATTCAGAGGAGACTGGGGTATTTTCAGCTTCAGCTCAATCAGTGTTAACACGCAGAGCCCCCAGGACCAGCGTTGCTTCCTAAGAGCCGTGATCAGGGACTTGGTGAGTTTCCTCCAGATCCCAGAACTGGACACCTTCCCTAAGACCAGGGGTCCCTCCAGCTCACCATTTGCTCTCGACTGAAtgtgtgtccctccaaaattcaaatgttaaatCCTAGCCCTCAGTATGACGGTAGTAGAAAGTGAGGACTTTGGGgggtaattaggtcatgaaggtgaGGCCCTCATAAATGAGATTAGTCCCCGtataaaagggaccccagagagctgTCCCCTCTTCCACCCTGTGAGGACTCAGTGAGAATATGGTGTCTATGAACCAGAAAGCAGGCTCTCACCAAACTCAGAATCTCTCTgcaccttcatcttggacttcccaccTTCCAGAAATTTGAGAAGTGAAGTTCTGTGGTTCAGAAGCACTCAGTCTGCAGTATACTGTTACAGCGGCGTCCACAGACTGAGATACCATCCAGCTGAACAAGTCCCCACGTCTTCACCCTCGAAAGGGTCTGGCTTACACCCCAGGGAACTTGCTTCATCCAGGCTGCTGGTTTCAGCTTGGGCACATCCATGTCAGTTCATGGAGAGGCAGGGAATTCCATGAAGAACAGGAGGCTCTCATTCCCAAGAACCAAGGGGCACTCGGGTGCAGACCCCATGCCCAGCCTCAGCCCTGGGACTTAGCAGGAACATTTCCGCTCACAGATCCAGTACGTAGTTTTGTCACAGGAGAGGTCATTCCAGGTGCCACCTTTGTCCATGCTGGCACAGTCCTCATCTTGGATGTTATTGGGTTCCTCTGGGCCCCAAAAGCTGGGTGGAGGAAAAAGTGGGTGTGGGGAAGAATGAATTAGATGGAGCACAAGGAATTTTTCAGGGGAGTGGAATGGCTATTCTATATGATACTGCGGTGGTGGACACGTGACATCATGCATTTGTCAAGACCCACAGCACATACAACACAAAGAGTGGACCCCAATGCAAACTGTGGGACCTCAGCTCATAATAATGTATCCAtattggttcatcaattgtaGCAAACGTGCCACACTAATGCAAGACATTAATAATACAGGAAACTGTGTATGGGAGAGAAGAAATATCGGAAATATTTCTCAGTGCCTTCTGCTCAgtttttccataaacctaaaaCTCATGGTTCAGGGCCCTTCCTTCCATCCAACTATTTTTCCATCCTCTCAGAATTACTGGAACATGATGCATCATCCCTTCCACTCCAGTTTGTCTGTCCTGACTCAGTCCTACCTCTCTGTTCACCGGCTCAGTCTCCCTGATTCTGAATCAGTTTCCTGTATCTGGTGAGTTTCAGTGTCATCTTCCAAAAAACCCTTCCTTCACACCCATCATCCTCCCAAACCTCACTTTCCTTTAAAGCAGAGCCTGATTTGGTGATTCAGGTACATGGGATTTATTAAGAAGAGGAGAAGAAGCAGAAGAATGGGGCACGGGGAGGAGCTGAGCAAGGGTGTGGGCGCAGCCGTATGTGGCCTCGGCCTGACCCCACAGGGAGCTCTGGAGCACGAATAGCACTCCAGAGTTATTCCAACTTGACGCAAGGGGTCCAGGCTTCTCTTAGCCAGTCACTGGGTGTGGACTGACCCCAGTGGAAGTAGGGCAGCCTCCTAGGTGAACAGCTTCCATTCAGCTGAGGACAACTctctggagaaaataaaactgcgACCCATCATTAGCAGCCAAAGCCCCCTTTTGGGGATGGCCGCCCCAGCCCTGTGAAACAATCTGATCTGGGCCTCCTGGTGCCACACCATCCCATGCTTTCTCTACTGACAGAGACATGTGTCCATTCAGTAatctttggtaaaaaaaaaagattttccccAACAAAGCAGTAATAtctgtaatatataaagagctcctagatatcaataagaaaaaagaccAAAATCCCAACATTAAAATACCCCAATGATACGAGCAGATAATTCACAGAAATTTTAATGCATATGGCTATTAAGCATATGAGAAGATACCCAACATCAGtcattataagagaaatgcaaattaatgttACATTGGGATTCCATTTTTCACCTATAACTAAACCAACGAAATTCCAAAAGTTTGATGAAcatgtggaaaaaaaaagtcaaactgaaggaataaattgGTATAACCAGGGTGGGGacaatttgttaatatttctttaaagtaCAAATACATACACTCTTTAAGAAAGTAAAGTATAATGGCCAAGAGTATGGACTTTGAAATTGGTTGGCACTGCTACCTGCTAGCTATCTGACTTGAGGCAGGTGCTTAACCAGTCagagcctccgtttcctcatctttaaaatggaggtCATAATTTCTTTATAGAATTATTAACAGGATGAAATAAACGGGTTAATATACGCAGAGTGAAAAAGAGAACATGAGATCCTGCTCATCCTTTCGGCAAATCAAAAcactcctcttcctcccaccctaAAGcagtctctcctttctttttttttccccccaaccaTTGGTCTGGGCACTTGATATATTTGAGCAGTTGCCCTAAAAGGTGGACATGTTGTGATGGAGGAAAATTTAAGAAGTACAGGGACTGGAAGccttaacagaaaaaaagcacTTTCATGTCTCCTCTGTCCAGTCCAGCCTGAGATTCTAGGGAACCCTCTGGCTTGGATGGCACAAGGAATGACAGAGGAGCAGAGACCCCCAAAGCCCTGCATACTTGCCTCAAAGTGACAGGCGACCCGTCCAGCCACCTCCAGTCTCCTTCGCGGTTAATGTCACTCAGCCCCAGCCAGTACACCCGCGGAGAGCCGTGAGCTTTGGCCACAAAGTTCTGCAAATACAAACCCCATGCAGCCATCACTCCTTTTACACAATCCTCAGGGTGAAGGTTGCCCTCGGCCTTGTCCCACACACACTTGGAGCTTAGGAATGCCATCCCCAAGGCCCCTCCCAGTTCCCGCGGTGTGCAAAGCAGGAACACACTTCCCTTCCACTTGAGCATGTGCAGTAGAAATAATCAGGTTACTTTCTTGCAGGACCTGTGAGCCACCCtgcgcctcagtttcctcatctgtaaaatggaatgataATAGTAGCCACCTCCTCATGGGTTTCTTCTGAGGACTGAGTTAATATGTATAAAGcgctcagaacagtgcctggcaataAGTTCCTGCAACATCTTAACATTGAACGTGACAACAATTAAGAAACATTTAACAACAACtgatgcttttgtttccctggtaTGTCTGTCCCACCCTGCAGGCCTCCTCTGCATCCAGGCAGAAAAGAAATTCATtgcatcagaaaaaaatgtatatgctaTGAGGTTTATGGTCAAGAACTGGTAGCTTGACCAGTTTAGCTGGACTTAGAAACCAAGCTACCTGGGCTCAAAGCCCAGCTCTGACACTCGTAAGAGATCACAGGCAAGTTGCTTAAGTGAACTGGGCTTTACTCATCTATGAAGTACTGGTATGTAATGTACTATGTACAAATGGTATTACTACCTAACTAGAGAAGTAGTAAGTCATTAAAGTTGTTTCCTGTaggggacggcctttgtcttcccccatgtctgaacgcagcatggggaAGCACCTGCTGGAGAGCAACTGGTGCCGTCCTTGGAAGTTAACTGCCCACAAAAGcttatcttgtcctcgaagacgagccaagatgCCTTACTCTGCAAACAGGACGGCCTTGGGGATGCgtgaaaacaccacccctgcttactgggcagattctaagaaaatcaacagaaTATTCTGGCCTGTCCCCCCTGAGTAGGGAAAGATACGGacagcacttggctgaggtccgagaaaggcagtacaaaaataaaagtgctGCACCACATGGGggctgctgcagccattgtctgtctgtctttgttgTCTGTGTTTTGTAAATTCCCAGTACACCTCAGTAGGCCTCAACATTTCCACATACTCCACCTCTTCTCTGCACACACAGCTAAACTGTATTTCCCGGCCACTGGGAGGCATCGGCGTGTGCATGTGGCCCACTTTGTGAATGCGCATAAATGGAAGCGGGCCATCAGCATATGGCTTGCTCCACTTTCACCATTGAGCTGTGAGGATTGTTGAGTTACTGCAGCATAGCATAACCTCTCCTGATTTACACACTGATTCataaggctgttgtgaggatgatGTTAATCCATGCAAGATGTTTGGAATACAGCCTGGAGAATAAAAAGTGTTACCTAAGAGATAGCCATTACTGTATCTCCACATtagaaaactgagacttggagaggGCAAGTAAACAcaatcaggatttgaactcaagcAAAGCATAGACTCTTAACCTTGCTGTTAAAAGTTTTAGTGGCTCAAAAGCAATTCCAATTTCTCTCCACCTAGGCCAGGGAAGGCTGTGTGAAccctggaagagaagcagaatGTCCCTGGGTTCTCAAGGGCTTGGAGGGGACATCTCACCTGCTCAGCAAAGCTACTGATGATGACCAAGTGAGAGTAATTCTCCTGGCAGAACATCCGGGCTTCATACCATGACTTCGGGCTTTGGGAGAAGTAGTAACACTTGCCTTCAAAGGAGAGCCAGCCCTCAGGGCAGGTGATCCTGGCACAGTCTGGAGATTGGATAGGATACTGTCAGAGTGACCACAGAGCCAGGGTCATGTACATGGTGTACCACATACAGTTGTGCAAGCTGTGCACTGCTCAACTCCAGGGAGCACCATTTACATAGACTACACAGAATTGCTCCCAGGATTTGTGCAATGTGCCGGCTCTGCTATGCCCCCCATCTTAGGGCAGTTCCCCGAGTCTCACTCACCTAACAAGCCCCGGAGTTCCACCAGGGACTGGTTGGTGTCAGCTCTTACACGGTCAATGTCCTTCTTCAGGCCAGCTAGCCCTGCCATGCCAGTCACTGTCAACAGGAGTGGACTAGAGGGTTAGAGACTCAAATCCCCATCTACCCACCCACTCACCACTGACTGCAGAAACACCAGAGAGAAACAAAGGCTGTTTCCCCACCACACCTATGTTCTGTGCGTGATAGTAGAACTCAAAAATGTCATGCTCAGGGACCAGGGCAAGCCCTAGAGCAAGTGACTCAGAGGAGGGATTAATCCCTGGTGCCTGGGGAAGAGTGGGGATGgtgagcttcctggaggaggtaagTTCTGATGGAAGATGGTGATTCAGCAACTGTGAGGGGGGTGGGGCGCAGCAGGCAGGGGCCACCTTGGAGGCAGAGGTACAGAGGCAAGTGTATCAGGAAAAGGTGGTGCAATAGAGGTCGAGGGAAACCTGACAAGAGCGTGAGCTCAAAGTAGGATGAGGTCCAATGTCCAGGTTCTTGAATGCCAAGCCAAGGGTTTTTGTACTGGACTTTGGGCAGTGAGAAGCCACTGAtgggttttgagcagagaaatGGCTTGATCTGAGGTGTGCAATGCGAGAGTGTGGAATGGAGCGATTTTCAGATTTCAGCAATCATGGTGAAGGCCATTCCAGCCCTGAAGACTCTTCTACAACTAATGTGTACATTCCCACACTCCCACGCAAACTTCCGTCTTCCAACTTGACATCCTTCCCTGTCACTCACCACCATTCCCAATTCATCCCCAAATCTAATCAATCTTCCCTCCTAAACCTTTCTACTCcacctacttctctccacccccacagcCACAGCTCTCATCCAAGCCACCATCCTCTCTTACGCCCCCAGCTGTACCATCCTCCTCCCTTGTACTTGTGATGTTACctcccaccacagggcctttgtacATGCCTGAGACCCTTGACAACACCCTCCACCCAAACCTGGttaattccttctcttccttaCTCAGCTGTAGCACCATTTCCCTAGGGAATCCCATTATCAGTCTCCCAAAGATGAGGTCAAGATCTCTTCTTAGGCTTTCTCATAGAATTGCCCTCCTTTCTTTGGATGATTAATTATTTAGGTGATAATTTGGTAAATGGCTATCTATgcctgtgctgtccaatagaaacaAAATGTAATCCATATATGTGATTTATACTTTCTACTAGCCACATGTTCTAAAAGTCAAGAGATATAGGTAAAATAATTTGAATGCTATTTTTTACTTATTCCAATATATCCAGAATATCATTTCAATGGGTAATCTATGctagaggtttattattattactattattattgttgagatattttacattattttttgtagCAAGTCTTTGAAATTGATGCGTACTTTAGATGTACCACGCATCTCAGTTTGGAATGACCACATTCAAGCACTCAGGAGCCACAGCCGCTCGTGCCCACCGTTTTGGATAGCGGAGGCctagacacacacaaacacacacttcaCAAGGACTCAGAGTATGTCTGATGTGTTCAACATCCTACCACTCACCCCCTGCCcaagtacttagcacagtgcctggcaaagatAGACTTGAAGGTGGTCTTGGTGTCAGGTTTGAGGATCACCCTGGGGCATGCATGGCATGAAGGAATGATTGAAAGCACTCACCATTTTCCCGCCATGCCATCTGCTGAAAGGTCAGCATCCTCAGTTCTTCCACCACCTCCTGGTCTATGAGGAGGAGTGCATCATGAGCCCAGGTCTTCCCATGCCCCAGGTGCAATCTCTCCACAAGCCCCATCCTCCTCCTACTCACACTTAATCAGGCTCACGACCAGACCAGTGCAGCCCAGGAGCAATGACACCACCACCAGCAGACACAGGTACACCATCAGTCTCTCCTCTTGGTAGCACCCCGGACCCTCAGCCTTCTGACTGAGCCAAGGCACTGGAGTTgctgggaggcagggatgggGACAGACAGACCAATACTGGTGCTTCAGAGAGTGAAGACGGGACCCTTGAGCCTTCTCCAAGAGCAAGGGGACAGTGGGCTGTGGTCACGACCATGTCATCAGACGGGGTCAGCGACAGCGTCAGGAAGAGATGACCCAGAAGGAGCCCCAAAGAGCACTTACTGTGCTTCATGGCCACCCTTTGCCCAAACTTAGCCCCCTCCCTGTCTCCAAAGGCATCTTCACCAACATCCCCATCTCCATTTCTAAATCCAGCACCGTCACTATCCCTCAACACAATGACTACCTCACCTAGACCCCCGAAGAGCACTTAACCTGTGTGCCAAGCATCCCACTACATCCCACTACATCACTGGGTCCTCACCCTTATGACAAGGATGTAAATACCATTCCAATTTTTCAAAGAAGTAAACGGCCTGGAAAGTTCACGCATGACATGGACCCAAAGCCACTCCTAACATCTACGATGCATTGTCTCCTGCTCGCCAGCAGCCCCTGGCCAAGCTGCTTCCCACTCAAGGAAGCCTGTGGGCCCTTGCACCAGGGGCAGCAAAAGCTTCCCTGCATCCTATACAAGCAGGAAGGCACTGGGCACACCCCGGGAACCGGGGAATCTCATCTAGACTCAGGGAGGAGGAGCTTCTGAAAGAGGTTTCATGGGCCAGGTCTCACACTGGAGCTACAGGTCCGACTCAGATATATTGTCCATcatgagaggggagggagaggcacaCCTGGAGGACTTACTGGCTGCGGACGGCGGGAATGGGGGATACTCCAAAGCAGCACCtgggaaacagagaaagagagttTTATTCAGAAGTTGCTAAAAACCTGttttccctccccagcccctctgaTTTTTTCTCTGGACAGAATTGGGGGACTGGACAGGTGTCCTCTCCTCTCATATTTCTTAAAGGGTCTCCCCACTGCTTACCCTGTTGTGGAGATCTGCAGGTGGCAGGGGTGACGTCCAGACCTGGAAAGGGTCAGAAAGACAAGGGTCACACAGAGCAGAGCTTCGTCCAGGTGAACAGAATGGTGCCAGGCCTGGATTCTCACCTGGGATCTTCGGGGTCTTGCAGGGAAGTGGGGggttctctgttttcttccctgAGGAGGGAGGATTGGTTGCTAAGacccagagaaaaacaaagccacCACCGGGTCACCTGTGCCCCCAGACCCAGCTCACCTGCCTTAGGAGGCCTGGGTGGAGCCATCCAACCTGGAGGAGAGAAGCTCAAAGTTAGACTTGGTCTGAGGATGGGAATGAGAGTGAAGGCAGGGACAGAAACGGAACTGAGACGGTCGCGGAGCATCAGGAACGGGCCTGGGCGGGAGAGCGGGACCGGGGCGAGGGGCGGCCACAGGGAAAACAGGAACAGTCAAATAGCAATCATGGATTACCCAGGATTTTACCACTTTAAAATTGAAAGTCCCACATCCAAGGAAATCTTCTCATCCCTGGCAAACTGGGGCAGCTGATCACCCCACGTTGAAGACAATGTTGTGTCTGGAGATGGGGATGGACTTGAGGTTTGGATCGGGGACAGCAACGGACATGGGGGTAGGACTGTGCCTCAGGACATGGCTGGCCTGGAGAAAGAGCCATGGCTCCCTTTGGGGATGGTGAAGAAGTTGAGGTAAGGTTGTTGTGTTGGGGGTTGGTGATGGCACTGGATTTGGAAATGGAGGCCCTAAAGATGGGGTGGCTGGGATCAGTCCTAGAGCTCGCTTGGAGGATCGTGTTGAGGCCAAGTTGAGACACACAGACAATAGAGTCCAGTTTACCTCCTACCTCATGCTGAGCCACCCAGTGCCCAGGACCTCCCAGACTGGCCCCAGCCTGGATGCAGGAATGGGGTCTGCACAGCACCTTCCTGCATGGAATGGCCCCTGTCCAAGGGTGCCAGGGGGGCACAGTCAGGGACCCTGGTGGGAGCTGACTCAGGGAAACCTCAAAGCCCCCACTTTTATACCCATTTATCATATTCTTGTTGAGTCCCTGGCCAGGCACGGACCATGCAAGTCTAAAGGCAAATCTGGACCCTGGGAGTGAATGTGGAGCCAGCGGTCTTCTCACAGTTTCTGAAACACAGGCTTTTGTGTCTCAGAGACTTTGCATCTACTGGTTCTCCTCTAGGCTTGGCTTCCTAACAAACTCCTACTCAGCCCTCAAATCCCATTCCAATGATCCCCTCTGCCACCCAATCCCACCATTGCAGGCACAGCCCTCAATTCCCCTTGGGGTTCTCCCATTTTCTTGGCTCCTCCCCTGTCAGACCTGCTCACCTGAGGCTGTGCCCAGAACTGCCTCCCCCATCAGACTGAGCAATCCTCAGGAATAGGGCGGAGGCATGGGCATCGCCACCATCATGGTGCCTGGCATAGCCTGAGTACATATGAGGCCTTCTGGGGACTGTGCTCACATCTCAACACTAGGCCTCTACCAAGTCTTCTTACCTGGCTTGGGAGGAAGGTCCTTGTACGGTGGTGCCGAATTCTCAtaatcctcttcctcctcctcctctctggttCCTTCCAGAGGAAAGGCAAGTCAGAGCCCAGCCTCTTCCCTCCCCTGTCCCTCAGGCCCACGGTGGGGATGCTGTGACCTGGATCCTGACCAccccggcccccagccccagcctggccaGGGCCCTACCTGGCAAGTCCCAACGACCAGGATTAGTATACAGCATGTGCATGGCTGGAGCTAGTCCAGGAGCCTGAAAAGGTGCAGCCAGAACTCAATAGATTTTACCCCCCGTCCCTCCTACACAGGTGCCTAAAACTTCTCATAGttccctttttctttaaaagtcaagGGCATGCAAATCTCTCTTGAGGGAAACCCCaaaccacacacatacatgtgcacacacacggaTACCTTGATCGGCCTGGTTGTGGTGAATATATAATTGGTCATgaagttgtacactttaaacataTACAATTGCTGAtggtcagttatacctcaataaagctggaagagaaaaaaatcaacagcCTGTCTTTATTTGAGCTTTCAGTAGTTTGTTCCTCATGGatttattattacatttcttttttatttttaaaataccggATTACAATATAATTTATCTTGGGCGGGAAAAagtagaagtctgagatcaaggtgttggccaggCCATGCTTTCTCCAGAAGTTCTGTCACTTCCTGCTGCTGGGGGCCCCGCGAGCTTGTGGCCCCATCGCTCCgatctctgcttctgtcttcacaCGGCCCTCCCCTCTGTATGTCTCAaatcttctttccctttcttgaaGCTAGATGCTGTGTTGGTGGCTTTGAAGAGGCAGGAAGAAGCCTGAGCCAAAGAAGGCAGCTCTAGACCCTGGAAAAGGCGAGAATAACCCTCCCACCAGTGCCTCTGCAGAACTCTAGCCCTGCTGACACCGTGGTTTCAGACTCATGGAATAGTTAAAACTTCTGTAAAAGAAtccatttctgtttcttgaaGCCACTACATTTGTGATAATTCATTACAGTAACTGTAGGAAAGTATTACAGGCCCAAAGGGCAAGACCCCAGTTCTCCTTTTTAAGGGCTTTccattaaaagtaaaaggaaatgcTATTCAAATGGTCTTAAACAATAAAGAAGGTCCCACCAGAATCATGCACGAGTTAGAATATTGGGTTGAGTTGCTGGGACAGAGATTCAGAACAAGAGTAGTTTAAATAAGAGAATTTCTCATCTCATAGTCTAAATGTAAGCAGTTCACAGTCTCGGCCAGTGGAAAATCTTCTCCAGCACCTGAGAGGGGGGTGGCCCCAGCCCtagtggaggtgggagggaggctgcAGAAAAAGCTCCCTTTCCAGAAAAAGCTCACCCCAGGGGCTGGGCCTTCCCCAGTACGCTGCCTGAGGTAATATGCAGACCTTCCCAGCATGCGTGTGAGGATACAGATGGCCGGATGGCCATTCCCTTTCTGTAGATGGGGAAATGGAGATTTGTCTAAAAGGAAGGCTGGGTGGTCTCACGGTGGTGGGGGTGATGGCTGCATGGCCAAGGCCATCCTTTGGACCccgacacacagtaggtgctcaggaactgTTATTGGAATCCAGTGCCATCAACTGGGTATCACATTAGGCCATGGGTCCCAGctaaccccagctctgccccattcttgctgtgtgacctcaaggGAGTAGAGCAATGTCTCTGAGCAATGGTCTCCTGATACATCCAGAGGAGACTGGGAATACAGtagctcttttatccattcaggagATATGTACTGATGAACCATGCATGAGGCTCTGTTCTAGGTACTAGTGATCCATTGATGAACCcatccccaccaaaaaaaatatcTTGCAATAAAAAGGAGGATCATAGAATGGAAATCATACAAGGCATGTTCTCAGACCAGAACTGAATTCAGCTAGAAATGACAGGATGAGATCAGGAAAAtccacaaatatttggaaattaaatcaTACCTGCGgatcaaaggaaattaaaagctaaaaatagttTTACTTGAATGAAAGGGAAAGCACACCCATCAAAACCTGGGGGGCCCAGCAAAAGCAGTACTGAGAGAAATGTAGAGTATTAAATGCTTACATTTAATAAGGTAGCCAGgtatgtttgaaagttgctaagagagtaattctttaaaaaaattaataaataacgCTTTTAGAAACATCTTTTTTGCATGTGTTTCCAGACACTTCTCTATATGCATGTCAGAACTGTCTACACATCCATTCACTGAAATAACACTGATTGCAACTAGACAAGAAACACTTATAAAAATGTGGTTTTTTTACGTCATTAACCACACCTCTACACACATTGCAAAATGGTTAGCACGTGCATTTGCTGATATTAATTAACTCTTCTAATCTTGCTGAGCAATTAATGCTCtaagaaccattttttttttacacttctATAAACACTTCCTATAAACTAGTGGGTGTATATCCAATCCATACCCTACAATAATGTTtcctgagagtagatcttaaaagttctcatcacgagaaaaaaaattatagctatgtgtggtgatggatgttaactagacttatggtGGCACCGCAATATATACAAATCTCACTACATGCAGAATTAtcgaatcattgtgttgtacagcTGTAACTAACATAAGGTTATATGTCAGTCATATCTcaattagaagaagaaaaaagtgatcAGGTAAGGCCTGACAGTTGAAATAGAGTGAAGGACGTTGCAGGAAGGCCATGGATGAGTGAATGTGTGGAGGAAGAGCTTTCCAGgttgtgcaaaggtcctgaggatAGCAAATGCCTGGTGTGTTTGAGAAACAGGAAGTCTTTTATCCTATGTGTCCCCTACTCAGTGAGGCTTCCtaaaacaattcttttttttaagttccaagACAGCCCTTCTTGATACACTATTCATTGTGTTTTTCCTTAACAGTTATCACCATCTGACAATCCATATATCTCACATGTTGATACTGTCTACTGCCTGTCTTCCCCTCCTTAGTGACTCAGCTTCACTGCCTGCCACACAGTAGCTGTCCAATggatgtttgttaaatgaatgaatgatcattATGCCCACCAAGCCCTGACTAAGGCCACCCATGAAGCCAGGCCCACCCAGGCTCACTAGTCCCCCCAACATCAGCCAGCTGTCTCTGATGCAAGCAGCACCAATCCCAGGGCAGCCCCTGGACTGAATCAGAGGCACTGTCTTG contains the following coding sequences:
- the CLEC17A gene encoding C-type lectin domain family 17, member A isoform X1; amino-acid sequence: MHMLYTNPGRWDLPGTREEEEEEDYENSAPPYKDLPPKPGWMAPPRPPKAGKKTENPPLPCKTPKIPGLDVTPATCRSPQQGAALEYPPFPPSAATTPVPWLSQKAEGPGCYQEERLMVYLCLLVVVSLLLGCTGLVVSLIKYQEVVEELRMLTFQQMAWRENVTGMAGLAGLKKDIDRVRADTNQSLVELRGLLDCARITCPEGWLSFEGKCYYFSQSPKSWYEARMFCQENYSHLVIISSFAEQNFVAKAHGSPRVYWLGLSDINREGDWRWLDGSPVTLSFWGPEEPNNIQDEDCASMDKGGTWNDLSCDKTTYWICERKCSC
- the CLEC17A gene encoding C-type lectin domain family 17, member A isoform X2: MHMLYTNPGRWDLPGTREEEEEEDYENSAPPYKDLPPKPGWMAPPRPPKAGKKTENPPLPCKTPKIPGLDVTPATCRSPQQGAALEYPPFPPSAATTPVPWLSQKAEGPGCYQEERLMVYLCLLVVVSLLLGCTGLVVSLIKYQEVVEELRMLTFQQMAWRENVTGMAGLAGLKKDIDRVRADTNQSLVELRGLLDCARITCPEGWLSFEGKCYYFSQSPKSWYEARMFCQENYSHLVIISSFAEQMRKLRRRVAHRSCKKVT